The Pseudomonas sp. FP2309 genomic sequence TAGGTTTTTTCTTGCTGGCCAAGGTTTACCTCCCGAGAAACGGCATTGCATTGTTGACCACAAAAACGCCGCAAAATGCGGCGCCTTTTTAAAGCGCGCTTCGTCACGGCACGCTCAATCTTCGCCTGCCTGCGTAGCGGGAACGCTGTCGATGCCAGGTGTTCCGTTGGGCACAGGTGTGACATCGCGTTGATTGCCACCGCCCGGCGGCTCAAGGGCCTGGCCAGCATTAGGATCGTCGGGGTGGTCCCAGTCAGTGGTTGCATTCGGATCTTCGTCGCGCCCGGCTGTGCCCAAGACGCAACCGTCCTCATTCGGCTCAGGGGAATTGTCCACCGTGAGCTCTTGGCCATTGGATGAATCAGTGTTCATAGCAAGCATCTCCTTTATACATCTGTAAACCCACTTGGAATCATCCATAAGATTCAAGTGCCCGTTAAAGGACGAACGGCCGCGCACTAAGCGAAGCGAACAGCACCTGCTATCAAATTAATAGCTACGCCCATCTGAAAACTTATACGAAGCGGTAAAAAAAACTCGATGTTGTATAAGTTTTTTTCGCCGACTACCGTTTGTCGCCCCACGGTAAAATACTTAAAACGTTTTTTCGCAGTGCGACATCCGAGTACATGTCCGTTGTGAAAAACCGGGCAACTAACGAAGCGTTAAGTTAATGACTGGAGAGCTATCATGACTACAGGCAATAAAAACCCAGGTAACTTTGCCAACGATCGCGAAAAGGCATCCGAAGCCGGTAAAAAAGGCGGCCAATCGTCGGGAGGCAACTTTGCCAACGACCGCGAGAAAGCCTCGGAAGCGGGGCGCAAGGGCGGCCAGCACAGCCACGGCGGCGGCCGTAAAGCAGGATCGTAAGCGAGCGTACAGGGGCGGCGCGGCCGCCCTTTCGGCTCGTTTCGGTGTGGTCTTCGCAACGGCGTAGCCGACCCTAAGTGCGACGCCGTCGATAGGGTGATATCCATCACGTAACCGAGACGAACTCGATGACGGCCGACACTAAGCCGCACTTGCGTTCTGCGACCTGTTGCTGTTAGCCCGGCAACTTTGTTAATGCAGCACTTCACCACAACCGTATAACTACGGCCATTGCCCACTGGTTATATTCACATTCATTGATGATTGATTACATTGAGGTATCTGAAATGTCTCAGGATAAACAAAGCGGTATGTCAGTTAACGAAGCCGGTCAAAAAGGTGGCGAAGCCACCGCGGCCAGCCATGATAAGGAGTTCTATCAGGAGATCGGCAGCAAGGGGGGCCAAAACAGCGGAGGCAATTTTAAAAATGACCCGGAACGCGCTGCAGAGGCTGGCAGTAAAGGTGGCCAGAACAGCGGCGGAAACTTCAAGAACGACCCCCAACGTGCCGCCGAGGCCGGCAGTAAAGGCGGTCAAAACAGCGGGGGCAATTTCGCCAATGACCGCGAGAAAGCGTCCGAGGCTGGACGCAAAGGTGGCGAAAACAGCCATGGCGGCGGACGTCAATAGCCGCCTTACTGACGCAGGGGAGCCGTGCTCCCCTGCTGTCCGGATTCGGTTCGTCGAGGTGTTCGCGCCTTAACCCTGGCAAGTGATTCAGGAGACACCATGTCAACCCCTGCCCCGTTTATTCAATGCGCTTGCAACGCCTGCACATGCGAAGCCAACGCAGACCATCAGCGCGACGGCAAACATTACTGCAGTCAGGCTTGTGCTGACAGGCACCCGGACGGGCAACCCTGCCCCGCCGCTGACTGCCATTGTGAATCGGGCGTGCCCTTCATGGAACGCGCCATAAGCGAAAGTCAACTCGACGAAGCGATCGAAGAAACGTTCCCCGCCAGTGATCCGATCTCCCCTTGAGTCCCCGGCCATCCTGGCTGTGAGCACGTCTGTTCATCGACGCAACGCCATCGGGTTAATCGGCGCGCTAAATTGCTCGCCGCGCGCCTGGCTGATAGGGCTATGATCGGCCCATCTGAACCTGACGCCCGAATCCCCATGCCCGTTGATCTGCACGCGCTCTATCCCAAACTGATCCACTTGATGCTGGACACCGTCTTCGTCGTCGACGGTGATAACCAGATTGCCTTTGTCAGCGATGCCTGTGAGGCATTGCTCGGCTACTCGGCCAACGAGTTGATCGGCACCGCGATTACCGACTACATGCACCCTGAAGACCTGGCGCGCACGCGGGCCTCGATCATACGGGTGATGAACGGCCAGCCCCACGTCGACTTCCGCAACCGCTACCTGCGCAAGGACGGCAGTATGGTGCACATTCTGTGGGCGGCGTTCTGGTCCCAGGAGGTGGGGGCGCGCATCGGCGTTGCGCGGGACGTGACCGCCCTCACCCAGGCCGAAGAAGAGCTGCGCTTTCTCGCCCATCATGACCCGTTGACGGCCCTCACCAACCGGGCGCTGTTCAATGATCGACTCGACTGCGCCCTGCGAAGCGCGCAGCGTCACGACCGCCGCCTGGCGCTGCTGTTCGTGGACGTCAATGATTTCAAGGGCGTCAACGATCAATATGGCCATGCCATGGGCGATCGGGTGCTGTGTGTGATAGCGCGCCGGCTGGAGCGCTGCGTCCGCGACAGCGACGTGGTTGCGCGCATGGGCGGTGATGAATTCACCGTGCTCCTGACGGACATCCAGACCGACGACGCGGTTCCCGGGAAAGTCGCGCAGATACTCGCTGTTATGGCCGAACCGCTGGACGCTGAATTCGGCGACGTGAAGATGCCGTCCTGCAGCATCGGCGTGGCGCTTTACCCGACCGACGGCAAAGATGCCGATACGCTGCTCAGCCACGCTGACGGGGATATGTACCGGATAAAACGGCACCGCTACGCGATTGATTCGCAAGGTGAATAGTGCGCCGCCGCGTGCACTCCGCCACGAAGGGCATAGCGGGAGTCTGCAGGGCGTTCACTTTGACCGACTGCACGGCCACGTTCACCGCCGCGCAACAACAGGCGGCCGATGCTTCGAAAACGCTCAAGCACCGGCAGTTTCTGGAGGCACTGTCGACAAACGGCCCGGGTGGTGAGCCGCCGTCGGCGTCGCGAGAGGGCTATATCGGGGTGCTGCTGACCACGCGCAACGCCAACCCTTCATAGGCATCCAGCGTAATGGTGAATGCCCCGTCCGCCGTCAGATCCCCTTCCACCCGTTCATTGATGATGTCCACCACCATGCCTGCTGCAATATC encodes the following:
- a CDS encoding general stress protein, with the protein product MTTGNKNPGNFANDREKASEAGKKGGQSSGGNFANDREKASEAGRKGGQHSHGGGRKAGS
- a CDS encoding metallothionein family protein, whose amino-acid sequence is MSTPAPFIQCACNACTCEANADHQRDGKHYCSQACADRHPDGQPCPAADCHCESGVPFMERAISESQLDEAIEETFPASDPISP
- a CDS encoding general stress protein encodes the protein MSQDKQSGMSVNEAGQKGGEATAASHDKEFYQEIGSKGGQNSGGNFKNDPERAAEAGSKGGQNSGGNFKNDPQRAAEAGSKGGQNSGGNFANDREKASEAGRKGGENSHGGGRQ
- a CDS encoding sensor domain-containing diguanylate cyclase, translated to MPVDLHALYPKLIHLMLDTVFVVDGDNQIAFVSDACEALLGYSANELIGTAITDYMHPEDLARTRASIIRVMNGQPHVDFRNRYLRKDGSMVHILWAAFWSQEVGARIGVARDVTALTQAEEELRFLAHHDPLTALTNRALFNDRLDCALRSAQRHDRRLALLFVDVNDFKGVNDQYGHAMGDRVLCVIARRLERCVRDSDVVARMGGDEFTVLLTDIQTDDAVPGKVAQILAVMAEPLDAEFGDVKMPSCSIGVALYPTDGKDADTLLSHADGDMYRIKRHRYAIDSQGE